Proteins co-encoded in one Medicago truncatula cultivar Jemalong A17 chromosome 8, MtrunA17r5.0-ANR, whole genome shotgun sequence genomic window:
- the LOC11434493 gene encoding uncharacterized protein, protein MANTSCPIELEPRTLNEVQLTEARELAAEVVEMFEPSEASALFVEGIVHPIKEETHMDENEKQVEKLIDFTKKTETIPYEEVCQCQCSCSAESQAYIVDVKEPLSAPF, encoded by the exons ATGGCAAATACCTCTTGCCCCATTGAATTGGAGCCTAGGACTTTGAATGAAGTGCAGCTAACCGAAGCAAGG GAACTAGCTGCAGAGGTGGTGGAAATGTTTGAACCAAGTGAAGCATCAGCTCTCTTTGTTGAG GGGATTGTGCATCCAATAAAGGAGGAGACTCATATGgatgaaaatgaaaagcaaGTTGAAAAGTTAATTGATTTCACGAAGAAGACAGAGACTATCCCTTATGAGGAAGTTTGCCAATGTCAATGCTCATGCTCTGCTGAAAGCCAAGCATATATTGTTGATGTAAAAGAGCCACTTTCTGCAccattttga
- the LOC11434032 gene encoding GATA transcription factor 9, whose amino-acid sequence MEAQDYFVGGYYGAGENQFSPEKRHGDQKPPCEPFAIDDLLDFSNADVIMSDGFFDNNVAGNSTDSSNVTAVDSCNSSGSGGDNRFGGTIVPYGFSGDVQLTGELCVPYDDMAELEWLSNFVEDSYSAEEELKTLQLLSGAGAVKPQTPESSSSTDTLPSFSTDETARNASFLRPETPLPGKARSKRSRAAPGDWSTRLLHLPDAPPKNYPIVKKREDPNVECSGRKCLHCGTDKTPQWRTGPMGPKTLCNACGVRFKSGRLVPEYRPAASPTFVSAKHSNSHRKVLELRRQKEMQRSSQHHHHHQHQQLLSHSSIFGVSSNGGDDFINYHHHCGPEFRHVI is encoded by the exons ATGGAAGCACAAGATTACTTTGTCGGTGGCTACTACGGTGCCGGTGAAAACCAATTCTCGCCGGAGAAACGTCACGGTGACCAGAAACCACCGTGTGAGCCTTTCGCCATTGATGATTTACTTGATTTTTCAAATGCTGATGTGATTATGTCTGACGGTTTCTTCGATAACAATGTCGCCGGAAATTCCACCGACTCTTCCAATGTCACCGCTGTTGACAGCTGTAACTCGTCTGGCTCTGGTGGTGATAACCGCTTTGGAGGCACAATTGTTCCTTATGGTTTTTCCGGTGATGTTCAACTCACCGGTGAACTCTGTGTTCCG TATGATGATATGGCGGAACTGGAATGGCTTTCGAATTTCGTGGAAGATTCATACTCCGCTGAAGAAGAATTGAAAACATTGCAACTTCTCTCCGGCGCCGGTGCGGTTAAACCGCAAAcaccggaatcttcatcttccacCGACACACTTCCGTCATTTTCCACTGACGAAACCGCTCGTAACGCTTCATTTCTCCGTCCAGAAACACCTCTACCAGGAAAAGCACGTAGCAAACGCTCACGCGCTGCACCTGGCGACTGGTCCACGCGCCTACTTCATCTCCCCGACGCGCCACCCAAAAATTATCCAATTGTGAAGAAGCGTGAGGATCCGAATGTGGAATGTTCTGGAAGAAAATGTCTCCACTGCGGCACGGATAAGACGCCGCAGTGGAGAACAGGACCGATGGGACCGAAAACACTATGCAATGCTTGTGGTGTGAGGTTTAAGTCCGGTAGGTTGGTGCCGGAGTATCGACCAGCGGCGAGTCCAACTTTTGTATCGGCGAAGCATTCGAATTCTCATAGGAAAGTTTTGGAACTTCGAAGACAAAAAGAGATGCAAAGATCATCacagcatcatcatcatcatcaacatcaacagcTTCTGAGTCACAGTTCAATTTTCGGCGTTTCATCTAACGGTGGAGATGATTTCAtcaattatcatcatcattgtGGGCCAGAGTTTAGACATGTTATCTAG
- the LOC11418898 gene encoding CASP-like protein 3A1, which translates to MVSEQKPAALECSGSTRMSGPLVGDGEKTNRRRRTEVMLLILRGLCMGSSVVSLSLMITAKQSSSVSIYGFHLPVHSKWTFSPSYEFLVGVSVAVAAHSLLQLLIGTSRFLRASSVIPSRKHAWVIFAGDQAFAYALMSAGSAASGVTNLNRTGIRHTPLPNFCKPLHKFCDHVAISIAFNFISCFLLATSAVHDVIWLSQH; encoded by the exons ATGGTGAGTGAGCAGAAACCAGCAGCTTTAGAGTGCAGTGGATCAACAAGAATGAGTGGTCCTCTTGTCGGAGACGGCGAGAAGACCAATCGACGCCGGAGAACGGAGGTGATGCTGCTGATTCTTCGAGGTTTATGCATGGGAAGTTCTGTTGTTTCTTTGTCACTAATGATCACAGCTAAACAAAGCAGTTCTGTTTCTATCTATGGTTTTCACTTACCAGTTCATTCTAAGTGGACTTTCTCTCCTTCATACGA ATTTCTTGTCGGGGTTTCTGTGGCCGTTGCAGCTCACTCATTACTGCAACTACTCATTGGCACGTCAAGATTTCTTAGGGCTTCTTCTGTGATTCCTTCCAGAAAGCATGCATGGGTTATTTTTGCTGGGGATCAG GCATTTGCTTATGCATTAATGAGTGCTGGATCAGCTGCATCTGGAGTAACAAATCTAAATCGCACTGGAATTAGACATACACCTCTTCCAAATTTTTGCAAGCCTTTGCACAAATTTTGTGACCATGTTGCCATCTCAATAGCCTTCAATTTCATCAGCTGTTTTTTGCTTGCCACATCTGCTGTGCATGATGTCATATGGCTCTCACAACACTGA